The genomic segment ATGTCATGACAAAACTCGGCATGCCGGCTACCAAAAAAATTGCCTGATTTTTAACAAAATTAAACAACACGTCCAAATTCTGATTCATGCAACAAAGCCTGTTTTATTCCTTTAGGCATCTTTTTTCTTACTTCTTTTTTTCAGATGCACTGTCCAGAAAACTAATACAAGATCAATAGTGTATGTAAGGTCAAATCTTGACTTCTACACCTAGTTTTCTTGAAATTATCTACAAAACCAGAATTTGCAACAGGGGTTTTTACTACGTTATATAATCACTAGATACGGAGGTGTCGTCTCCAGATATATAGACTTCATCATCTTGATGTATATAGTCCGGTATAATAAAATCCTCAAATAATAGTTTGAGGTGATTATATGTTTCTAGTGAATAATCTTTAAATTTGAAGCAAAAGCTATCTATCTTTTCTTTGTCTTCTGAACCAAGTACAAAATCTCCGAACAATTTAGCAACTGTAGTTATACTCTGCACTGATTCAATGACTTTCCTCTGAAAAATTTCTTCCATTACAATATAGGTAAGGTTTTGAGTATAAGAAACTAAGGACTCTAATTCTTTTATAGAATTAGTACCAATTTTATCTTGAATCTCTTGATCCAATACATGTGGGCTTATATTAAGCAACTCAATTACTTGTAATACAAAGTTCGCTATTCCTTTTGGTTCTTCTTGGTAAAAATTAAGGCTCCCGGCTGCAGTCAATTTTTTTGCTGCTTCATTTATCTGATTTCTTTCCCAGGTTCTACTAGTTAATATTACTTTTAAGATATCGATGTTACCGCTTTCTATACCTAATTCAAGTACTGATGTGCTAGTATAATTATTTTCAGGCACAGTAGTGTCTAAAATAAATTTTAATCCTTCAAGGTTACCTACAAAAATTGAAGCCCATAAAAATCCATTAATATTACTTTCATTATTATTCACATTAAGAAAGTATGGAGAAAGTAACTTTAATATTGCTTGATCACTCTCCCTACGTGAGCATACATAAGTAAAAGCGTTATGTCCAAATATGCATTTTTTAGTGATTAAATCACCTTTTTCAGCCTTTTCATATTGCATCAAAATATAATTAATTACCTCTTGTTCCTTGCTATATTCACACGCATACATGAGAATAGTTTTACCTAAATGATCAGCAGTAAACAGATTATCTCCAAGTTTGGTAAGGTAATCTAGAGCTTCACTTTTACTTTTATTTTCCAGAATATTCGTATTAAAAATAAATTGTGTTTTCATTTTGCCTCCTATTTAAGCAATAATAACGGGAAGAAACATTATATTAACCTTTTAACCCCAACTGTGGATTAGATGAAGGTAAGAAGGTGGTGTTTACAAGGGGTTAGAGATACTCTATACAAATTTTAGCAATAAAAACATTTTACAAAATCATCGACAAAACAAAATAGCGCGGTTATATCTTTCTTCATGGGATAATGCTAAAACTTGTATAGAGTATCTCTAACCCCTTGTAAACACCACCTTCTTACCTTCATCTAATCCACAGTTGGGGTTAAGAGGGTATCAGAACCTAATTCTTATCCTATGTCTTATAAAGAAAGCTTGTTATTTATTATTTTTAATTATAAAACCCAAGATATTTTTGCTAACAAGTGATTTCGACCTATTGAATGGGCTTTGTTCGGAAGGGTATAGGTTTTCAAAGTTTAGACGGAACTATCCTATTCTCACAGAATTACACTGACCGAATGAGTTCCACAGATTGATAATAATAGCTGAGATTTAAACTACATTGTCATAAATATTTTCTAATATTCTTCCAACCACTTCTCTACAATAATTACCATTCATATCCTCTAACGCCCTATACATCTCATTATTAAAACCACTATTTAAAAAATCTAATCCTAGTGCTAAGAATTCAGGCATTACATCATCGCTATTTTTTGCTTGAAATCTACTAATTAAAGTAACCACTCTTGGCAGCATTTCTGCTAAAACGTGACCGAAAGTCGAATAACTACCGCCACAAGAATTAGAAAGTTCGATAAGGTTATTCAGATCATCCACACTAAATTCATATTTGGTTCCATATGATCCGGATGTCAACTCGGTACTCGAATCCTCTTTCTTATCATGAACGAGTTCCAAAAGAGATGTATTAAATTTACTCTTTATACCTTTTAATAGATTTTCAGGTACTGGCATATTTTCCTTTGTCATATCTTGTAATGGCTCAAAGAATTCCTTTTGAATTTCCCCTAGCTTAGTTTCAGTAATGTATGAGCTCACATAAGACGTAGCACCCTTTATTATGTTCATAAAGCCATTAGTATCTGGAATGCTTTTACTAAAAGCTTTTTGGATAAGATAATGCACTAATTCGTGTATAAGCGTTTCTTTCAGGTCAGTGATATTTTCTTGAAAAAAAGCCGTTATAGAATTACTTTGGGGAACATAATATCCGTATAGTGATTGTTTTTCTTGAGGAACTGAAACTTGTATGGTTAATTTGTCCTCTAATTCAAGAAATTCATTAACATAACTTATCACCAATTTTTCTATATGCGTAGAATTATTTAACGCAGTAAAAAGCTCTTGTGCTATTTTTTTGTCTATCGGATATAACTTGCTTGCTAAAGGTTTAAGCCAAGATTCTTCTGGTATGTATTGTTCTGTAATTTTTATTAATTTACATTCTGGTAGATCGTAACTTGGTGGCTTAAATGATAATAACGGAAGCTCAACTCCCATAGCTGCTATATCAATGCTGACAGTAGTTATTGGTGATATTTCTAGTAGAGCTGCTGGGTCAATGTTGACAGTAATTGTTGGTGATATTTCTAGGAACTCTATGTTGAAAGGTACGAACTCTATGTTGAAAGGAGTGAATGATGGCATTTTTAGGCAACCACTATTAGCAGCTTCAGCCATACCCATGACCCTACCTCCAACAGCATTTCCTCTTATTATAACTATATTGTCGCTATTGTTTATATCGTTTCCTAGGTTCTTCATGTTTCTTTTTCCAATTTTTAGTTAATAATCGTTAATATATAGCAGCATTTTGCTAAGGCTACTAGCGTTATTTTTATTAATTAACCGGTGCCATCAAGTTGTTTAAAGGATGGAGGTATGATAGTGATCTTGTATTAGTTTTCCGGACAGTGCATCTGAAAAAAAGGAATAAGAAAAAAGATGCCTAAAGGAATAAAATATACGGATGAATTTAAAAGAGAGGCGGTAAAGTTAGTGCAGTCTGCGGATAAACCGGTAAAACAAATTGCCGGAGAACTTGGCATAAAGTATAAAACTCTAAATTATTGGGTAAGAACAGCTATTATGCCGGTTACAGAGATAAAAACGCCTACTGGAGCGTCGCATCATTATCAAGAATTATTGATTGAAAATCAACGTTTACGCCGAGAGCTAAAGCGAGTAGAACAGGAGAGAGAAATCCTAAAAAAGGCTACAGCGTATTTTGCAAGTCTAGAGAAGTAAAATACGCTTTTATTAAAAATAATGGAGATAAATGTGGTGTAAGGTTAATGTGTGAGATGCTCGAGGTAGCGAAAAGCAGTTATTACGAGTGGTTGAGTAATCCTATTAGCAAAAGGTTTAGTAGGTATAGACAGCAGTTAATACCTTTAAGCCTTAATATTGCTATATATGCAAGAAATCCTATGGAGCCAACTAATAGTAAGAGTGCTTTTTATAAAAGAAAAAACTGAAGGAGAAATGTTATAAATCTCCATAAAAATGAAAGGGCTAAAGAAATCGAATAAAGTAGATATAGTGGAATATAGAGCAGGAATACTAATATATAAGCAGAAGATGGGAGATCTAATCAACGATCTAAGATTTTGGAAAAATTCCTGGGGATTACCTCCTTCAATCTGCCTTTTTTTCTGTGTATCAGGAAGGTGAATTAACAGTAAGACAAATAAAGGTAAGCATATAAAGGTAAGCATATAATAGTGAGAAAAAGGAATGGAGTCCTCCAGCCCCAACGCAATAGAAGCGCTGCTCCTAATAAAGGTGAAAAGATAGTAGTGGCTGCAGTAAGGATAGAACTATACCCTAAGTAATAAGCTAATACTTTAGGGGATAAAAGGGCTGCTAGCAAAGCAAAGCCAATTATAGAAATTCCTGAGTCTCCTAGAACTTGTAAGGACCTACCTACAAAAAAGGCTAGCTGATTCTCAGCGAGACCGCACGTTAACGTGCCCATTATAAAGGAAAGCGTACAACTAATCAGTAGTGATTTCGCTTTATATTTAGTGCTATAACAACCGACGAAAATATTAGAAAATATAGCAAGCCCTGGGCTTAGTATTAATGAAGCTTGCATAATAAAATCGGTGGCCCCTAAGGTTTCTTTAATTGCGAGTAAACAAGGATACTGTAAATGCATATTAGCTGAAAGCAAAGACATTAGGATTATTAAAAGCCATCCGTTAAGTTTAGCGGTACATTTCTCTGATAGTCCCAATACGTGCATTCTATTCATAATATTTACCCTTGTTAAATTTATGTGGATACCTCGTTTGTTTTATTAAGGAATAATAAACCTGGTGGTTGCTTAGTAAGCTTAAAAGGTTGCTTATATTTTGTTAGCGCAGCGCTTTTTAACTTTTGCTAAAGCTTAGCTAACTGTATAATGTA from the Candidatus Trichorickettsia mobilis genome contains:
- a CDS encoding transposase gives rise to the protein MPKGIKYTDEFKREAVKLVQSADKPVKQIAGELGIKYKTLNYWVRTAIMPVTEIKTPTGASHHYQELLIENQRLRRELKRVEQEREILKKATAYFASLEK
- a CDS encoding MFS transporter, producing MNRMHVLGLSEKCTAKLNGWLLIILMSLLSANMHLQYPCLLAIKETLGATDFIMQASLILSPGLAIFSNIFVGCYSTKYKAKSLLISCTLSFIMGTLTCGLAENQLAFFVGRSLQVLGDSGISIIGFALLAALLSPKVLAYYLGYSSILTAATTIFSPLLGAALLLRWGWRTPFLFLTIICLPLYAYLYLSYC